In the Solanum pennellii chromosome 5, SPENNV200 genome, one interval contains:
- the LOC107020589 gene encoding 40S ribosomal protein S9-2, with product MVHVSFYRNYGKTFKKPRRPYEKERLDAELKLVGEYGLRCKRELWRVQYALSRIRNAARMLLTLDEKDPRRIFEGEALLRRMNRYGLLDESQNKLDYVLALTVENFLERRLQTLVFKTGMAKSIHHARVLIRQRHIRVGRQVVNVASFMVRVDSQKHIDFSLTSPFGGGRPGRVKRKNQKSAAKKAAGGDGDEDDEE from the exons ATGGTGCACGTTTCCTTTTACCGCAACT ATGGGAAGACCTTTAAGAAGCCTCGACGTCCTTATGAGAAGGAAAGGTTGGATGCAGAGTTGAAGCTTGTTGGAGAGTATGGACTGAGGTGCAAGAGGGAGTTGTGGAGAGTTCAGTATGCTTTGAGCCGTATCAGGAATGCTGCAAGAATGCTTCTGACCCTTGATGAGAAAGACCCACGTCGTATTTTTGAAGGTGAAGCTCTTTTGAGGAGGATGAACCGGTATGGGTTGTTGGACGAGAGCCAGAACAAGCTTGATTATGTCTTGGCACTCACTGTTGAGAACTTCCTTGAACGTCGTCTGCAAACACTTGTCTTCAAGACTGGCATGGCCAAGTCAATCCACCATGCGAGAGTGCTCATCAGGCAAAGGCATATCAG GGTTGGAAGGCAAGTCGTGAATGTTGCTTCATTCATGGTGAGAGTGGACTCTCAGAAGCACATTGACTTCTCTCTAACCAGTCCTTTTGGTGGTGGGCGTCCAGGAAGAGTGAAGCGAAAGAACCAAAAGTCTGCTGCCAAGAAGGCTGCTGGCGGTGATGGTGACGAGGATGATGAAGAATGA
- the LOC107018572 gene encoding ribulose-phosphate 3-epimerase, cytoplasmic isoform-like: MVKAIIAPSMLSSDFAHLASEAERMLNCGADWLHMDIMDGHFVPNLTLGAPIIESLRKHTKAYLDCHLMVTNPLDYVEPLGKAGASGFTFHIEASRDNWQELVQRIKSKGMKPGVSLKPGTPIEEVYPLLDGENAVELVLVMTVEPGFGGQKFMPEMMDKVRTLRKKYPSLDIEVDGGLGPSTIEAATSAGANCIVAGSSVFGAPDPAQVITLLRGSVEEAQKRS; this comes from the exons ATGGTGAAGGCAATCATAGCACCGTCGATGCTGTCATCGGACTTCGCTCATTTGGCCTCTGAAGCAGAGCGCATGCTCAATTGCGGTGCGGATTGGCTCCATATGGACATCATG GACGG TCACTTTGTCCCAAACCTTACTCTCGGTGCTCCAATTATCGAGAGTCTGAGAAAGCATACAAA GGCATATCTGGACTGCCACCTAATGGTCACTAACCCCCTTGATTATGTGGAACCGCTAGGCAAAGCTGGTGCCTCAGGCTTTACTTTCCATATTGAGGCATCTAGAG ATAATTGGCAAGAGCTTGTTCAACGGATAAAGTCAAAGGGCATGAAACCTGGGGTTTCTTTGAAGCCTGGTACACCAATTGAAGAAGTGTACCCACTG CTTGATGGTGAAAACGCTGTCGAACTGGTCCTTGTTATGACTGTTGAGCCTGGTTTTGGTGGACAAAAGTTTATGCCAGAGATGATGGATAAG gtaCGCACTCTTAGAAAAAAGTATCCATCACTTGATATAGAG GTGGATGGTGGTCTAGGACCTTCAACCATTGAGGCAGCAACATCAGCTGGAGCAAACTGCATAGTTGCAGGAAGTTCAGTATTTGGAGCTCCAGATCCAGCACAAGTCATAACTTTGTTGCGAGGCAGTGTGGAGGAAGCTCAGAAAAGGAGTTGA
- the LOC107020710 gene encoding uncharacterized protein LOC107020710 isoform X1 encodes MKTTKPIKAEKKLQPNNTEKKPSIQASHEAQNDQQNHTADTPVADAGSVSASGNDNRKVSREDIELVQNLIERCLQLYMNKDEVVKTLLNRARIDPGFTTLVWQKLEEENTDFFRAYYIRLKLKKQIVLFNHLLEHQYHLMKYPVPPKVPLAPMQNGISTMPVNNLPMGYPVLQQPPVPAAGQPHLDPMGMSSCHVVNGVPAPGNYHPMRMNSGNEMVIDTSVPDVAAAVPPGNAMSSMSDMAVSPTSVASSGHFPFTASEISGMGVDTSALDAAFPSDVASSVGLQLPPDNGVGNSRDSLRSLAQIPWNFSLSDLTADLSNLGDLGPLGNYPGSAYLPSDSDILLDSPEQDDIVEEFFVDVEASPEPTGPQSDEEKP; translated from the exons ATGAAGACCACCAAG CCAATCAAAGCAGAAAAAAAACTGCAGCCAAACAACACAGAAAAGAAACCATCAATTCAGGCTTCTCACGAGGCCCAAAATGACCAGCAGAACCATACAGCAGATACCCCTGTAGCTGATGCAGGTTCTGTTTCTGCATCAGGCAATGATAACAGAAAAGTTTCACGTGAAGATATTGAACTT GTCCAAAACTTGATTGAAAGGTGCTTGCAGTTGTATATGAATAAGGATGAAGTGGTAAAAACACTTCTGAATCGTGCAAGGATAGATCCTGGATTCACAACTCTAG TTTGGcaaaaattagaagaagaaaatacagATTTCTTTCGGGCCTACTACATTAGGCTTAAACTGAAGAAACAAATCGTCCTGTTCAATCATTTGCTTGAGCACCAGTATCATCTGATGAAATATCCAGTGCCTCCGAAGGTTCCGTTGGCTCCAATgcagaatgggattagtaccaTGCCAG TCAACAACTTACCCATGGGATATCCCGTCCTGCAGCAACCTCCAGTTCCAGCTGCAGGTCAACCTCATCTTGATCCAATGGGCATGTCCAGCTGCCACGTGGTTAATGGTGTGCCTGCACCAGGAAACTATCATCCGATGAGGATGAATTCAGGAAACGA GATGGTGATTGATACCAGTGTGCCAGATGTAGCAGCAGCTGTTCCACCTGGCAATGCCATGTCATCTATGTCAGATATGGCTGTTAGCCCTACATCAGTAGCTTCCAGCGGCCATTTTCCCTTTACTGCTTCAGAGATATCGGGTATGGGAGTTGACACCTCAGCCCTTGATGCTGCCTTTCCATCTGATGTAGCAAGTTCAGTGGGATTACAACTACCACCAGATAATGGTGTTGGTAATTCTAGGGATTCACTTAGATCTTTGGCTCAGATTCCTTGGAACTTTAGTCTTTCAGATCTAACAGCAGATCTGTCAAACTTGGGAG ATCTAGGACCTCTTGGGAACTATCCTGGTTCTGCATATTTGCCGTCTGATTCAGATATTCTACTTGACTCACCTGAGCAAGATGATATAG TAGAGGAGTTCTTTGTTGATGTTGAGGCCTCTCCAGAACCAACTGGTCCTCAATCAGATGAAGAGAAGCCATAG
- the LOC107020710 gene encoding uncharacterized protein LOC107020710 isoform X2 translates to MKTTKPIKAEKKLQPNNTEKKPSIQASHEAQNDQQNHTADTPVADAGSVSASGNDNRKVSREDIELVQNLIERCLQLYMNKDEVVKTLLNRARIDPGFTTLVWQKLEEENTDFFRAYYIRLKLKKQIVLFNHLLEHQYHLMKYPVPPKVPLAPMQNGISTMPVNNLPMGYPVLQQPPVPAAGQPHLDPMGMSSCHVVNGVPAPGNYHPMRMNSGNEMVIDTSVPDVAAAVPPGNAMSSMSDMAVSPTSVASSGHFPFTASEISGMGVDTSALDAAFPSDVASSVGLQLPPDNGVGNSRDSLRSLAQIPWNFSLSDLTADLSNLGDLGPLGNYPGSAYLPSDSDILLDSPEQDDIEEFFVDVEASPEPTGPQSDEEKP, encoded by the exons ATGAAGACCACCAAG CCAATCAAAGCAGAAAAAAAACTGCAGCCAAACAACACAGAAAAGAAACCATCAATTCAGGCTTCTCACGAGGCCCAAAATGACCAGCAGAACCATACAGCAGATACCCCTGTAGCTGATGCAGGTTCTGTTTCTGCATCAGGCAATGATAACAGAAAAGTTTCACGTGAAGATATTGAACTT GTCCAAAACTTGATTGAAAGGTGCTTGCAGTTGTATATGAATAAGGATGAAGTGGTAAAAACACTTCTGAATCGTGCAAGGATAGATCCTGGATTCACAACTCTAG TTTGGcaaaaattagaagaagaaaatacagATTTCTTTCGGGCCTACTACATTAGGCTTAAACTGAAGAAACAAATCGTCCTGTTCAATCATTTGCTTGAGCACCAGTATCATCTGATGAAATATCCAGTGCCTCCGAAGGTTCCGTTGGCTCCAATgcagaatgggattagtaccaTGCCAG TCAACAACTTACCCATGGGATATCCCGTCCTGCAGCAACCTCCAGTTCCAGCTGCAGGTCAACCTCATCTTGATCCAATGGGCATGTCCAGCTGCCACGTGGTTAATGGTGTGCCTGCACCAGGAAACTATCATCCGATGAGGATGAATTCAGGAAACGA GATGGTGATTGATACCAGTGTGCCAGATGTAGCAGCAGCTGTTCCACCTGGCAATGCCATGTCATCTATGTCAGATATGGCTGTTAGCCCTACATCAGTAGCTTCCAGCGGCCATTTTCCCTTTACTGCTTCAGAGATATCGGGTATGGGAGTTGACACCTCAGCCCTTGATGCTGCCTTTCCATCTGATGTAGCAAGTTCAGTGGGATTACAACTACCACCAGATAATGGTGTTGGTAATTCTAGGGATTCACTTAGATCTTTGGCTCAGATTCCTTGGAACTTTAGTCTTTCAGATCTAACAGCAGATCTGTCAAACTTGGGAG ATCTAGGACCTCTTGGGAACTATCCTGGTTCTGCATATTTGCCGTCTGATTCAGATATTCTACTTGACTCACCTGAGCAAGATGATATAG AGGAGTTCTTTGTTGATGTTGAGGCCTCTCCAGAACCAACTGGTCCTCAATCAGATGAAGAGAAGCCATAG
- the LOC107018842 gene encoding PH, RCC1 and FYVE domains-containing protein 1-like, with the protein MADFQRSSLADRDIDQAIAALKKGANLLKYGRRGKPKFCPFRLSNDESAVVWYHDKEEKQLELCHVSRIIPGQRTAIFQRYPRPEKEYQSFSLICNDRSLDLICKDKDEAEVWITGLKAIITRGRSRRGKYDARSETMFSDSPLGQRVTTSTSSIDQGDNQRTESLPQSRLGKAYADIIQYTAAGKSPTLAETGSFNLSSLSAGAIDNSNARSSTADTFRVSLSSALSSSSQGSCLEDFDNLGDVFIWGEGTGNGLLGGGKHRIGKSAGTRIDANIPKSLESSVVLDVQNIACGNRHAMLVTKQGEAFSWGEEAGGRLGHGAETDVSHPKLIKNFKGMNVELIACGEYHSCAVTSSGDLYTWGDGTKSSGLLGHRSEASHWIPKKVCGLMEGLRVSHVSCGPWHTALITSAGRLFTFGDGTFGALGHGDRSGCITPREVETFNGLKTLKVACGVWHTAAVVELMSGLDSRPSDAPSGTLFTWGDGDKGKLGHGDNKPRLAPESIAALVDKSFSQVACGYAMTVALTTAGRVYTMGSNVYGQLGSPLANGMSPICVEDYFFDSTVEEISCGSHHVAVLTSKTEVYTWGKGENGQLGHGDCENKCTPTLVDILRDKQVKRIVCGSNFCAAICVHNWALSADNSICFGCRIPFNFRRKRHNCYNCGFVFCKACSSKKSLKASLAPSTNKPYRVCDDCFDKLQKAIESEPSSRVPKVKAGNALYKANDQTDKESGLPLLVGLTSRLSSSDSFNRAQGRISRVDQYENRASSFQNENTPRESFSLSKSPISAFRVSKSLFSASLPSNRVVSQSTSPLLGKASALWPAIPASYPPVRTAEVVVDNLKPINDSLSLEVKQLKAQLEELASKSQLLEAELGRKTKQLKDATAKAAVEAEKRRAAKHVIKSLTAQLKEVTERLPEEQVSTNNLDFNVEQTSFNCTRPSNGKCVTTTTLTECSGSSNTVVSAKKSRGQKPEHMLQVEPGVYLYLISLPDGGNELKRVRFSRKCFSEDEAEKWWNENGQKICEKYNITPEHV; encoded by the exons ATGGCTGATTTCCAAAGGTCTAGTCTTGCTGATAGGGACATTGATCAG GCCATTGCAGCACTTAAGAAAGGAGCAAATCTGCTGAAGTATGGGCGCAGAGGAAAACCCAAGTTTTGTCCTTTTCGTCTTTCTAAT GACGAATCTGCAGTGGTATGGTACCAcgacaaagaagaaaaacagCTTGAACTGTGTCATGTATCAAGGATTATTCCTGGACAGAGAACT GCAATATTCCAGCGGTATCCTCGACCTGAAAAGGAGTATCAATCATTTTCTCTCATCTGTAACGACCGGTCTTTGGACTTG ATCTGTAAAGACAAGGATGAAGCTGAGGTTTGGATTACTGGGCTGAAAGCAATAATTACGAGGGGACGCTCTCGCAGAGGAAAATATGATGCAAGAAGTGAAACCATGTTTTCGGATAGTCCACTTGGTCAACGAGTCACCACATCAACTTCATCTATT GATCAAGGAGACAATCAGAGAACTGAGAGTTTACCTCAGAGCAGGCTTGGAAAAGCCTATGCTGACATTATTCAATACACTGCAGCTGGCAAGAGTCCTACGCTTGCTGAAACAGGTTCCTTTAATCTTAGCTCGTTGTCTGCTGGAGCAATTGACAACTCAAATGCTCGAAGTTCTACAGCTGATACATTTCGAGTTAGTTTATCCAGTGCTCTAAGTTCATCCAGCCAGGGTTCTTGCCTTGAAGACTTTGATAACCTTGGAGATGTCTTCATTTGGGGAGAAGGCACTGGCAATGGGCTATTGGGTGGTGGCAAACACAGAATTGGTAAATCAGCTGGCACAAGGATTGATGCTAATATTCCCAAATCACTGGAGTCAAGTGTGGTTCTTGACGTTCAGAATATTGCTTGTGGTAATAGGCATGCTATGTTAGTCACAAAACAAGGAGAGGCGTTCAGCTGGGGTGAAGAGGCAGGGGGCAGACTGGGTCACGGGGCGGAAACAGATGTTTCACATCCCAAGcttatcaaaaatttcaaaggaATGAATGTTGAGTTGATTGCATGTGGGGAATATCATTCATGTGCTGTTACATCCTCTGGGGATCTATACACTTGGGGTGACGGTACTAAAAGTTCGGGTCTGCTTGGACACAGAAGCGAAGCCAGTCACTGGATCCCAAAGAAAGTATGTGGCCTCATGGAAGGCTTAAGAGTGTCTCATGTTTCCTGTGGGCCTTGGCATACAGCTCTCATAACATCTGCTGGCCGCTTGTTTACATTTGGAGATGGAACTTTTGGTGCATTGGGTCACGGAGATCGTTCTGGATGTATTACTCCTAGAGAGGTGGAAACTTTCAATGGATTGAAGACACTCAAGGTTGCTTGTGGTGTTTGGCACACTGCTGCTGTAGTTGAACTAATGAGTGGATTGGATTCCAGACCATCTGATGCTCCGTCTGGAACACTATTCACTTGGGGAGATGGAGATAAAGGGAAACTAGGACACGGTGATAATAAACCCAGACTAGCTCCCGAGTCCATAGCAGCATTGGTTGACAAAAGTTTCAGTCAGGTAGCATGTGGTTATGCCATGACTGTTGCTTTGACAACTGCAGGCCGAGTATATACAATGGGTAGTAATGTTTATGGCCAACTTGGTAGCCCTCTAGCTAATGGAATGTCTCCAATTTGTGTggaagattatttttttgacagTACTGTAGAGGAAATTTCTTGTGGTTCACATCATGTTGCAGTTTTAACTTCCAAAACAGAAGTTTATACATGGGGAAAGGGTGAAAACGGACAACTTGGTCATGGAGACTGCGAGAATAAGTGTACACCTACTCTAGTAGATATTTTGAGGGATAAACAAGTAAAGAGAATAGTGTGTGGCTCAAATTTTTGTGCTGCTATTTGTGTTCACAATTGGGCATTAAGTGCTGATAATTCTATATGCTTTGGATGTCGTATCCCTTTCAATTTCAGAAGAAAACGCCACAATTGTTACAATTGTGGGTTTGTCTTTTGCAAAGCATGCAGCAGCAAAAAGTCACTTAAAGCATCATTAGCCCCAAGCACAAACAAGCCATATCGTGTCTGTGATGATTGTTTTGACAAGTTACAGAAGGCAATAGAATCAGAACCTTCCTCCCGAGTTCCAAAAGTCAAAGCTGGAAATGCACTTTATAAGGCAAATGATCAGACAGATAAAGAGAGTGGGCTTCCTCTATTAGTAGGTCTTACTTCCAGACTCTCATCTTCTGACTCATTCAACCGTGCTCAGGGCAGAATTTCCAGGGTTGATCAGTACGAGAACCGTGCATCTTcttttcaaaatgaaaatacTCCAAGGGAAAGCTTTTCCTTGTCCAAATCACCAATCAGTGCATTTCGAGTTTCCAAAAGTCTCTTCTCAGCTTCTCTTCCAAGTAATAGAGTGGTCTCTCAGTCAACATCTCCTTTGTTAGGAAAGGCAAGTGCATTGTGGCCTGCAATACCAGCTTCATATCCTCCTGTTCGTACGGCTGAAGTAGTTGTAGATAATTTGAAGCCAATTAATGATAGCTTAAGCCTGGAGGTCAAACAATTGAAGGCACAG CTGGAAGAGCTTGCAAGCAAATCTCAACTTCTAGAAGCTGAACTTGGGAGAAAGACAAAGCAGCTGAAGGATGCAACTGCAAAAGCAGCAGTTGAAGCAGAGAAAAGAAGAGCAGCGAAACACGTGATCAAGTCTCTGACTGCCCAG CTGAAGGAGGTAACCGAAAGGCTTCCAGAAGAGCAGGTCTCCACCAACAATTTAGATTTTAATGTTGAACAAACATCGTTTAACTGTACCCGTCCTTCAAATGGTAAATGTGTAACTACCACAACCCTAACCGAGTGCAGTGGTAGTTCTAATACTGTCGTCTCAGCTAAGAAGTCTAGAGGGCAGAAGCCAGAACACATGTTACAAGTTGAACCAGGCGTGTACCTATATCTTATTTCCTTACCTGATGGAGGCAATGAACTGAAACGAGTTCGTTTCAG CCGGAAATGCTTCTCAGAGGACGAGGCAGAGAAGTGGTGGAACGAAAATGGACAAAAAATCTGTGAGAAGTACAACATCACACCAGAACATGTCTAG
- the LOC107019126 gene encoding HVA22-like protein c isoform X1, whose product MGSDNNVLAVVAKNIDVLALPLISLVYPLYTSIKAIETKSRADDRQWLTYWVLYSLITLFELSFSKLIEWFPIWSYAKLAAICWLVLPYFNGACYVYENFIRPFYRNPQVKIWYVPLKKDIFSKPDDVLTAAEKYIEEHGPQAFERLLAKQADRDARTRRNNYMTFDDDYRY is encoded by the exons atgGGTTCAGACAACAATGTTCTTGCTGTAGTTGCCAAAAATATTGATGTTCTTGCTTT gcctctaATCTCTCTTGTTTATCCTCT GTATACATCTATTAAGGCAATAGAAACAAAGTCTCGTGCAGATGATCGACAATGGCTAACGTATTGGGTTCTTTACTCTTTGATTACTCTCTTTGAACTTAGTTTTTCTAAGCTCATTGAATG GTTTCCAATATGGTCTTATGCAAAACTAGCTGCAATATGTTGGCTAGTTTTACCTTACTTCAATGGAGCATGTTATGTTTATGAGAATTTTATAAGACCATTTTATAGAAATCCACAAGTTAAAATATGGTATGTTCCTTTGAAGAAGGATATTTTTAGTAAGCCAGATGATGTTCTAACTGCTGctgaaaaatatattgaagaacATGGACCACAAGCATTTGAAAGGCTTTTAGCCAAG CAGGCTGATAGAGATGCAAGAACCAGGAGGAACAACTACATGACCTTTGATGATGATTAtcgatattaa
- the LOC107019126 gene encoding HVA22-like protein c isoform X2 — MGSDNNVLAVVAKNIDVLALPLISLVYPLYTSIKAIETKSRADDRQWLTYWVLYSLITLFELSFSKLIEWFPIWSYAKLAAICWLVLPYFNGACYVYENFIRPFYRNPQVKIWYVPLKKDIFSKPDDVLTAAEKYIEEHGPQAFERLLAKADRDARTRRNNYMTFDDDYRY; from the exons atgGGTTCAGACAACAATGTTCTTGCTGTAGTTGCCAAAAATATTGATGTTCTTGCTTT gcctctaATCTCTCTTGTTTATCCTCT GTATACATCTATTAAGGCAATAGAAACAAAGTCTCGTGCAGATGATCGACAATGGCTAACGTATTGGGTTCTTTACTCTTTGATTACTCTCTTTGAACTTAGTTTTTCTAAGCTCATTGAATG GTTTCCAATATGGTCTTATGCAAAACTAGCTGCAATATGTTGGCTAGTTTTACCTTACTTCAATGGAGCATGTTATGTTTATGAGAATTTTATAAGACCATTTTATAGAAATCCACAAGTTAAAATATGGTATGTTCCTTTGAAGAAGGATATTTTTAGTAAGCCAGATGATGTTCTAACTGCTGctgaaaaatatattgaagaacATGGACCACAAGCATTTGAAAGGCTTTTAGCCAAG GCTGATAGAGATGCAAGAACCAGGAGGAACAACTACATGACCTTTGATGATGATTAtcgatattaa